One window from the genome of Nitrospinota bacterium encodes:
- a CDS encoding metalloregulator ArsR/SmtB family transcription factor, with amino-acid sequence MEIYIAVSALSALAQESRLEIFRFLVQAGKNGVPAGKIGERLDMPLSTLSFHLNQLKQAGLILCRREGRTLFYSANYSSMNDLMAYLTENCCQGQAEDCEVSAMCAPEGKGK; translated from the coding sequence ATGGAAATATATATCGCAGTATCAGCCCTATCCGCTCTCGCTCAGGAGAGTCGTCTGGAAATATTCCGCTTCCTGGTGCAGGCCGGGAAGAACGGGGTCCCTGCCGGGAAAATCGGCGAACGGCTGGATATGCCGCTTTCTACCCTGTCCTTTCATCTCAATCAATTAAAGCAGGCCGGGTTGATTCTCTGCCGCCGCGAGGGGCGGACTCTATTCTATTCCGCCAATTACTCATCCATGAACGACCTGATGGCCTACCTCACTGAAAACTGCTGTCAGGGTCAGGCGGAGGACTGCGAAGTTTCTGCCATGTGCGCTCCTGAAGGCAAAGGGAAATGA
- a CDS encoding arsenate reductase ArsC → MKTTPLNILILCTGNSARSIMAEALINKYGGKRFRAYSAGSHPVGKVNPVAVELLSAYGHPMDHLRSKSWDEFTLDSAPAIDAVITVCDNAAGEVCPVWPGNPATAHWGMEDPAAFKGPFHEKMSLFEKVYRELERHVERLIALPPDKLSPGELQTSLKEIAK, encoded by the coding sequence ATGAAAACCACCCCCTTGAACATTCTCATCCTCTGCACCGGTAATTCTGCGCGCAGTATCATGGCGGAAGCCCTCATCAATAAATACGGCGGCAAACGGTTTCGCGCCTACAGTGCCGGAAGTCACCCTGTGGGCAAGGTCAATCCCGTGGCTGTCGAATTACTTTCAGCGTATGGCCATCCGATGGACCATCTGAGAAGTAAAAGCTGGGACGAGTTCACACTGGACTCAGCACCGGCGATAGACGCAGTCATCACCGTTTGCGACAACGCGGCAGGCGAGGTTTGCCCGGTCTGGCCGGGAAACCCCGCTACCGCCCATTGGGGCATGGAAGACCCTGCGGCGTTTAAAGGACCGTTTCACGAAAAAATGAGCCTGTTCGAGAAGGTCTATCGGGAACTGGAGCGGCACGTCGAGCGACTTATCGCCCTGCCCCCAGATAAACTCAGCCCCGGTGAATTGCAAACAAGTC